From a region of the Candidatus Manganitrophaceae bacterium genome:
- a CDS encoding antibiotic biosynthesis monooxygenase: MNYVVANRVFVKQEYGQEFEERFRKRAGQIDKQPGFVRMEVLRPKAEKTPYIILTHWKDEQAFQNWVGSDDFKVAHQNPMTKEAFLEGGGLEHHEVIIASTTSHND, from the coding sequence ATGAATTACGTGGTTGCAAATAGAGTGTTTGTAAAGCAGGAATACGGGCAGGAATTTGAGGAGCGATTTAGAAAGCGTGCGGGTCAAATCGACAAACAACCCGGTTTTGTTCGGATGGAAGTATTAAGACCCAAGGCAGAAAAGACGCCGTATATCATTTTGACGCATTGGAAAGACGAACAAGCCTTTCAGAACTGGGTGGGCAGCGATGACTTTAAAGTCGCACATCAAAACCCAATGACAAAAGAGGCCTTTTTAGAGGGTGGTGGGCTGGAACACCATGAAGTCATTATTGCTTCAACCACGAGTCATAATGACTGA